The Besnoitia besnoiti strain Bb-Ger1 chromosome Unknown contig00014, whole genome shotgun sequence genome contains a region encoding:
- a CDS encoding uncharacterized protein (encoded by transcript BESB_024930), with the protein MLPAASSFSFAASSRPLLSAMRRRVLPCPLPGARQPPSLPLSPALAACPPSLPPAPPRLSRAFSTTPPASPPSSSDTPAAFASPSASSASSASSAPAPASSSSRGFAGRHRLILPPDLPRGMKKGGGSFDGGTALSAALEAAFYDKPSRQKRVAGKEMSGKDYSRLMVPKQRKKKTKHTGGQNVTY; encoded by the coding sequence ATGCTGCCggctgcctcttctttctccttcgctgcctcttcgaggcctctgctgtctgccatgcgtcgccgcgtgctCCCATGCCCCTTACCCGGCGCCCGTcagcctccctctcttccgctctctccagcgctcgcggcttgtcctccgtctcttccccccgcgcctcctcggctgagccgcgccttctccacgacgccgccggcctcacctccctcgtcgtctgatacgcccgcggcgttcgcctcgccctccgcgtcgtctgcctcttctgcgtcatcggctcccgcgcctgcctcttcttcttcgcgcggcttcgccggcCGACACCGTCTGATTCTGCCGCCGGATTTGCCGCGGGGCAtgaagaagggcggcggcagttTCGACGGCGGGACTGCGCTCTCagccgcgctggaggccgcctTTTACGACAAGCCCTCGCGGCAGAAACGCGTGGCGGGGAAGGAGATGAGTGGAAAAGACTACTCGCGACTCATGGTTCCCAAacaaagaaagaagaagaccaAACACACCGGCGGACAGAACGTCACCTACTga